A genome region from Solanum pennellii chromosome 12, SPENNV200 includes the following:
- the LOC107006388 gene encoding agmatine coumaroyltransferase-2-like, whose translation MAKSLEQQRFIPSEKQLFCRVGASNFFVAWGQACRGMEITPLPMNDRAIFRPRNPPLVEYNHVGAEFVSKLVNKELVKVNNDQNKEKNIIVHKVHFTLEFLRKLKAHASFMNGKAKTYSTFECLIAHLWRVITKSRDLNALQNTQIRISIDGRRIITPRVPDEFFGNIVLWAFPTSKVKDLLDEPLHYATKIIHEAITKVDDKYFKSFVDFANDEKVMTRQDLIPSANMKNDSLSLNLEVDSWLRFPFYDLDFGTGCPFVFMPSYYPIEGMMFLVPSFIGDGSIDAFIPLYEHNLTNFKKICYSLDLKAK comes from the exons ATGGCAAAATCGTTGGAACAACAGAGATTTATTCCATcggaaaaa CAACTTTTTTGTCGCGTGGGGGCAAGCAACTTTTTTGTCGCGTGGGGGCAAGCATGTCGAGGGATGGAAATTACACCCCTCCCGATGAACGACCGTGCTATTTTCCGCCCTCGAAATCCACCCCTAGTCGAATACAACCATGTTGGGGCCGAATTCGTGTCCAAATTAGTAAACAAAGAGTTAGTCAAAGTCAACAACgatcaaaataaagagaaaaatatcatAGTCCACAAAGTCCATTTCACCTTGGAGTTCCTACGGAAACTCAAGGCACATGCCTCTTTTATGAATGGAAAGGCCAAAACTTATAGCACGTTCGAATGTCTTATAGCCCATTTGTGGAGGGTTATTACAAAATCGCGTGACTTAAATGCGTTACAGAATACCCAAATTCGAATATCGATTGATGGAAGGAGAATAATAACACCTAGGGTTCCGGATGAATTTTTTGGTAACATAGTGTTATGGGCATTTCCAACATCAAAAGTGAAGGACTTACTAGATGAACCACTTCACTATGCAACAAAGATTATACATGAGGCAATTACTAAAGTTGATGACAAATATTTCAagtcttttgttgattttgcaAATGATGAAAAAGTTATGACTAGACAAGATTTAATACCAAGTGCAAACATGAAGAATGATTCACTTAGTCTAAATTTGGAAGTTGATAGTTGGTTGAGGTTTCCATTTTATGACTTGGATTTTGGTACTGGTTGCCCATTTGTGTTTATGCCTTCTTATTATCCAATAGAAGGGATGATGTTTCTTGTGCCATCATTTATTGGAGATGGAAGCATTGATGCTTTTATTCCTTTATATGAACACAATCtaacaaatttcaagaaaatttgttACTCTCTAGATTTGAAAGCAAAGTGA
- the LOC107006889 gene encoding uncharacterized protein LOC107006889 — protein sequence MNGRRRRFLAPTSTPSPSIGDLRVKFSRIVSHQEQLKLAFNQLDFQIRTGLQEAADVFESLANPLMKLVGLKTVEMAEEGKINTVVFDYDHFYSDDCKRNENGAERTVRKEASEIEDEGYMNRAKTVGRELIQKQEMQLMQLIQLLKQVESQVNTSQTNILQTLSDHQNSIHNVFKKAVTYVSTIHQTGENNDTSLITIQLLRHIFRLVVTTLSSVEYGVDNLVDELATRMCSPMVDYVKGLKLEVRSGRCHHLLSIVEEMGGAMRTGRTELEEARKKARIAEHNRLEVLYKLKKSEEMARKYQGFLSKAKNGSKEFEPEKIVVKERDHAIEDNLLWELLQKKRKLGMGNGSSKPCGRSLKQLKELGPRTPHLGPSSSPTYSSNGQRLLPMIPLGTSPSLTYPQHKPQKKVKSGFHT from the exons ATGAATGGCCGCCGGCGACGATTCCTCGCGCCGACTTCAACTCCTTCTCCGTCGATCGGCGATCTCCGTGTTAAGTTCTCTCGAATTGTTTCTCATCAGGAACAGCTCAAACTCGCCTTCAATCAGCTAGATTTTCAGATCCGAACTGGCTTGCAGGAA GCTGCTGATGTGTTTGAATCGTTAGCTAATCCACTGATGAAGCTAGTAGGATTGAAGACTGTTGAAATGGCTGAGGAAGGAAAAATCAATACTGTTGTCTTCGattatgatcatttttattCTGAT GACTGCAAGAGAAACGAGAATGGAGCTGAAAGGACGGTGAGAAAAGAGGCTAGTGAAATTGAG GACGAAGGCTATATGAATAGAGCCAAAACTGTTGGCAGAGAGCTAATCCAGAAACAAGAGATGCAGCTAATGCAGTTGATCCAATTGCTAAAACAAGTTGAATCCCAAGTAAATACAAGCCAAACCAACATTCTTCAGACCCTTAGTGACCATCAAAATTCCATACATAATGTTTTCAAGAAAGCTGTTACATATGTTTCTACCATTCACCAAACAGGTGAAAATAATGACACTTCTTTGATCACAATTCAACTTCTAAGACACATATTCCGTCTTGTTGTTACTACACTGAGCTCGGTAGAGTATGGAGTGGACAACCTGGTAGATGAGCTAGCCACAAGAATGTGTAGTCCAATGGTCGACTATGTCAAGGGTCTTAAGCTAGAAGTCAGATCAGGAAGATGTCATCACCTACTGAGCATAGTGGAAGAGATGGGAGGAGCAATGAGAACAGGGAGGACAGAGTTGGAGGAAGCAAGGAAGAAGGCAAGAATAGCAGAACATAATAGACTTGAGGTGTTGTACAAGTTGAAGAAATCAGAAGAAATGGCAAGGAAATATCAAGGATTCCTTTCGAAAGCCAAGAATGGATCAAAGGAATTTGAGCCAGAGAAG ATTGTAGTGAAGGAACGGGATCATGCTATAGAGGACAACctactgtgggagctactacagaagaagagaaaattaggCATGGGAAATGGCAGCAGTAAACCATGTGGCCGCTCATTGAAACAGTTGAAAGAGCTAGGTCCACGAACCCCGCACTTGGGTCCCTCCTCTTCACCTACATACAGTTCAAATGGGCAGCGTTTGCTACCCATGATACCCCTGGGTACCTCACCTTCACTGACGTATCCACAACATAAACCTCAGAAAAAGGTCAAATCCGGATTTCATACTTAA